From Variimorphobacter saccharofermentans, one genomic window encodes:
- a CDS encoding type II toxin-antitoxin system HicB family antitoxin, protein MVITYLVVLEPSDDGGFGVYFPHLPGCISYGSNAEEAIKLSSNVAGLQSGCFLSKLTRRTP, encoded by the coding sequence GTGGTTATTACATATTTAGTTGTTTTAGAACCTTCAGATGACGGAGGTTTTGGAGTATATTTTCCTCATTTACCAGGCTGTATTAGCTATGGCAGTAATGCGGAGGAAGCTATCAAACTAAGCTCTAATGTAGCAGGATTACAGTCAGGGTGTTTTCTGAGCAAATTGACTCGGAGAACACCCTGA
- a CDS encoding shikimate dehydrogenase family protein, whose product MRYGLIGEKLGHSYSKIIHEKLMNISYELIPLSREEFHPFMSEKSFDAINVTIPYKQDVIPYLDELSPLANEIGAVNTIVNQSGKLTGYNTDFYGFEYMLLHNHIEIQGKKCMILGNGGTSKTVRAALKHLGASEIYVVSRKSSPNTISYEDCYEKHNDAEVIVNTTPLGMYPNVDDSPIDLSPFQKCEAAVDVIFNPLKTKFTLQAEALGIKSVNGLEMLVAQAKQAEEFFHNIHIEDARIDEIYLELYESLSNASL is encoded by the coding sequence AAAAGCTAATGAACATTTCCTATGAGCTCATTCCGCTAAGCAGGGAGGAATTTCATCCTTTTATGAGTGAGAAGAGCTTTGATGCTATTAATGTAACCATTCCTTATAAGCAGGATGTCATCCCTTATCTGGATGAGTTATCTCCCCTGGCCAATGAAATCGGGGCTGTTAATACCATTGTTAACCAATCCGGCAAACTGACCGGATATAATACGGATTTCTATGGATTTGAGTACATGCTACTCCATAATCACATTGAAATTCAGGGTAAAAAATGTATGATTCTTGGAAATGGCGGGACCTCTAAGACTGTCCGGGCAGCGCTAAAACACCTTGGGGCTTCCGAAATCTATGTAGTAAGCAGAAAGAGTTCACCGAACACCATATCCTATGAAGACTGTTATGAGAAACACAATGATGCAGAAGTGATTGTAAATACCACTCCTCTCGGTATGTATCCGAATGTCGATGACTCTCCCATTGATCTTAGTCCCTTTCAGAAATGTGAGGCAGCGGTTGATGTAATATTCAATCCACTTAAGACCAAATTTACACTTCAAGCCGAAGCACTCGGAATTAAATCCGTTAATGGACTGGAAATGCTTGTCGCCCAGGCGAAGCAGGCCGAGGAGTTCTTTCATAACATACATATTGAGGATGCAAGAATTGATGAGATTTATCTGGAATTGTATGAATCATTATCAAACGCTTCTCTCTAG
- the aroQ gene encoding type II 3-dehydroquinate dehydratase produces MKLLVINGPNINFLGIREKGLYGTQSYEDLLLMLEAKAKEKKVEIETFQSNCEGSIIDRIQKAYFDKVDGIIINPGAYTHYSYAIRDALASITIPKIEVHITNIHQREEFRHTSVTAAVCNGQIVGLGLEGYLLAVDAIVKMLTKA; encoded by the coding sequence ATGAAGCTACTAGTAATAAACGGGCCGAATATCAATTTTCTTGGAATTCGGGAAAAGGGGTTATATGGAACTCAGAGCTACGAGGATTTATTATTAATGCTGGAAGCAAAAGCAAAGGAAAAGAAGGTAGAGATTGAGACCTTTCAAAGTAATTGTGAAGGGAGTATCATTGATCGAATACAGAAAGCATACTTTGATAAAGTGGATGGTATCATTATTAACCCCGGTGCTTATACCCATTATAGTTATGCAATTCGTGACGCATTAGCGTCCATCACCATACCAAAGATCGAAGTACATATTACTAATATTCACCAAAGAGAAGAATTCCGACATACCTCCGTTACGGCTGCTGTATGCAATGGTCAAATAGTGGGACTCGGACTTGAGGGCTATCTATTAGCGGTTGATGCAATTGTAAAAATGCTTACAAAAGCATAA
- the efp gene encoding elongation factor P, translating into MVSAGDFRNGITVEMENNIYQIIEFQHVKPGKGAAFVRTKLKNIKNGGVVEKTFRPTEKFPLARIDRSDMQYLYSDGDLFHFMNVENYEQIAMTKDAIGDSLEFVKENEMVKMLSHNGQVFAIEPPLFVELAVTDTEPGFKGDTATGATKPAVVETGATVYVPLFVEQGDIISIDTRTGEYMKRV; encoded by the coding sequence ATGGTTTCAGCAGGCGATTTTAGAAACGGCATAACAGTTGAAATGGAAAATAACATATATCAGATCATCGAATTTCAGCACGTTAAACCCGGAAAAGGCGCAGCATTTGTTAGAACTAAATTAAAGAATATTAAGAACGGTGGAGTTGTTGAGAAGACCTTCCGTCCTACAGAAAAATTTCCACTTGCACGTATTGATAGAAGTGATATGCAGTACTTATACAGCGATGGTGATTTGTTCCACTTCATGAACGTTGAGAACTATGAGCAGATTGCCATGACAAAGGATGCGATTGGTGATTCTCTTGAGTTTGTTAAGGAGAACGAGATGGTTAAGATGCTTTCTCATAATGGACAGGTTTTTGCTATTGAACCTCCGTTATTTGTAGAGTTGGCAGTTACCGATACCGAGCCTGGATTTAAGGGTGATACGGCAACTGGTGCTACTAAGCCTGCAGTTGTTGAGACCGGTGCTACTGTATATGTTCCATTATTCGTAGAGCAGGGCGATATCATCAGCATTGATACCAGAACCGGCGAATATATGAAGAGAGTATAA
- a CDS encoding M24 family metallopeptidase, producing the protein MDNYKRIQKLIQEKELDAILISNGDNMRYISGFEGATGYVYISEKRHSVITDFRYTIQAEMEAEGYEIITIGNDGYSQSINDILATDGVKRLGFEAEDLLYADYSRLRDTLKLDELVPLGAEISNMRRIKTPKELEYIKEAEAIGDRVFSEILNYIKPGITELELAARIEYLLKLNGARALSFPAIVASGINSSMPHAVPTSKKLETSDFVTMDFGCVYEGYCSDMTRTIVIGKATEKQKNIYNLVLEAQQAALDFIKAGYQGKEIDKVARDIIYNAGYEGCFGHGLGHSVGLHIHENPRLSPSEEAIIEAGMTETVEPGIYIKGYGGVRIEDLVVVTASGCENFTHSDKSLIEL; encoded by the coding sequence ATGGATAACTATAAGAGAATACAGAAGTTAATACAAGAGAAGGAGCTGGATGCCATCCTGATATCCAACGGCGATAATATGCGCTATATCAGTGGATTTGAGGGTGCAACTGGATATGTATATATTTCAGAAAAAAGACATTCAGTGATTACTGATTTTCGCTATACGATTCAAGCAGAGATGGAGGCTGAGGGGTACGAGATCATTACCATAGGTAACGACGGGTATTCACAGTCCATTAATGACATTCTGGCTACAGATGGAGTAAAGCGCTTGGGATTTGAGGCAGAGGATTTGCTTTATGCAGATTATAGTAGGCTCAGGGATACTTTAAAGCTGGATGAGCTGGTGCCTCTTGGCGCTGAGATCAGTAATATGCGTCGCATTAAAACTCCGAAAGAACTGGAATATATTAAGGAAGCGGAAGCAATCGGTGATCGTGTGTTCTCGGAGATTCTTAACTATATTAAGCCGGGAATAACGGAGCTGGAATTAGCGGCTAGAATTGAATATCTTCTTAAACTAAATGGTGCAAGAGCATTGAGCTTTCCTGCTATTGTAGCATCCGGCATCAATTCTTCCATGCCTCATGCAGTACCAACATCAAAAAAGCTTGAAACAAGCGATTTTGTTACCATGGATTTTGGGTGTGTGTATGAGGGTTATTGTTCGGATATGACACGAACCATTGTAATCGGGAAGGCTACGGAGAAGCAGAAAAACATATATAACCTGGTTCTGGAAGCGCAACAGGCAGCCCTTGATTTTATAAAAGCCGGTTATCAGGGTAAGGAAATCGATAAAGTTGCCAGGGATATCATATACAATGCAGGATATGAGGGATGCTTTGGACATGGCTTAGGGCATAGCGTTGGACTTCACATTCACGAGAATCCAAGGCTTTCTCCTTCAGAGGAGGCGATCATCGAAGCAGGGATGACAGAGACAGTGGAACCCGGTATCTATATTAAAGGGTATGGCGGTGTTCGGATAGAGGACCTGGTTGTAGTAACAGCAAGCGGCTGTGAGAACTTCACACATTCTGATAAGTCCTTAATCGAATTATAA